The following coding sequences are from one Bernardetia sp. window:
- a CDS encoding OmpA family protein, with protein MKSLILKIIKYNFYRSIGVVFLCVFFCISFSVFGQRKKNKDNQIKLEEFRPINKSNAVYCPQITFLNIENYRYYYDPRQLKIIKDLQNQILKGDDSKLSELKNALDTYIRYFGVDNFKKDLDLIWAYAQTAEKMGNQPLALELYRLLLKHHRGSKVKSQLAFDSLATQSDKPSYVPLKYYYELIDKWQLVDTLRPPDQMGTSMGEEINSPYEEYGLAIGQTDSIIYFTSKRLLKDTVGDPVRKYLPVSYDENIYKSVRLGEFGWDYPLPLKGLNTRYNEGSPCISRDGKYMAFSRCDAPDGFGDCDLYLARWNEEAGIWDEVHNFGTSVNSTTWDSHPSFSVTGDTLFFASDRKTGFGGTDIYFTVRQGRKRWSEAQNIGPIINTQANELSPFLHPSDNILYFSSNGHLFSFGSYDIFKAYKTSRDTWCEPKNLGPFVNTKSSEYYFTIDAAARLLYYARAEKEVRLMRNEPVVQDPYTNSDLYSFPLPMEAQPKAIVRFSGKVKEESTGEVFGGLVVIFDIEDKIPIAPKYIDEEGSFEFELIDKKKYMLIVSGENFFRLEELFEVNGDTYREVEVQGVRQKMAASPASQIETIQFKSIEFQANKANILPKMENDLHLLIDFMVEHPDFNLDIYGHTDTEGNAEANKELSFKRAEAIKNYILSYGRLEAERIKAIGFGFEKPLVFPEITEEDRRVNRRVEFKLFKKDMMLANPNKKNEKSEEELEQERMNNIENEIKENENDDWDN; from the coding sequence ATGAAATCATTAATTTTAAAGATAATAAAATATAATTTTTATAGAAGTATTGGTGTTGTTTTTTTATGTGTGTTTTTTTGTATTTCTTTTTCTGTGTTTGGGCAGCGTAAAAAAAATAAAGACAATCAAATCAAGCTAGAAGAATTTCGCCCTATCAACAAATCAAATGCTGTGTATTGTCCACAGATTACATTTCTCAATATTGAGAATTATCGCTACTATTACGACCCTCGCCAGCTTAAAATAATCAAGGATTTACAAAATCAAATCTTAAAAGGAGATGATAGCAAACTTTCAGAGCTAAAAAATGCACTAGATACGTACATTCGTTATTTTGGAGTAGATAATTTCAAAAAAGATTTGGATTTGATTTGGGCGTATGCACAAACAGCCGAAAAAATGGGTAATCAGCCTTTAGCTTTAGAACTGTATAGGCTTTTGCTCAAACATCATAGAGGTTCGAAGGTAAAAAGTCAATTAGCTTTTGATTCTTTGGCTACTCAAAGCGACAAACCAAGTTATGTTCCCTTAAAATACTATTATGAATTGATTGATAAATGGCAACTTGTCGATACACTGCGCCCACCCGACCAAATGGGAACAAGTATGGGAGAAGAAATCAATTCGCCCTATGAAGAATATGGACTAGCCATCGGACAAACAGATTCAATTATTTATTTTACTTCCAAACGCCTTTTAAAAGATACTGTTGGCGACCCTGTGCGAAAATATTTACCTGTTTCTTATGATGAAAATATTTATAAGTCGGTGCGTCTAGGAGAGTTTGGTTGGGATTATCCTTTGCCTTTGAAGGGTTTGAATACTCGTTACAATGAAGGCTCGCCTTGTATTAGTAGAGATGGGAAATATATGGCTTTTTCTCGCTGCGATGCGCCAGACGGCTTTGGAGATTGTGATTTGTATCTTGCTCGTTGGAATGAAGAAGCAGGAATATGGGATGAAGTTCATAATTTTGGAACATCAGTAAACTCCACTACGTGGGACTCCCACCCTAGTTTTTCTGTTACAGGAGATACACTTTTCTTTGCTTCAGATAGAAAGACAGGTTTTGGAGGAACAGACATTTATTTTACTGTTCGCCAAGGACGAAAACGTTGGTCGGAAGCTCAAAACATTGGTCCTATCATCAACACACAAGCCAACGAGTTAAGTCCATTTTTACACCCTAGCGACAATATTTTATATTTTAGCTCTAATGGACATCTATTTTCTTTTGGAAGTTATGATATTTTCAAAGCCTACAAAACAAGTCGTGATACGTGGTGTGAGCCTAAAAACCTTGGTCCTTTTGTCAATACAAAAAGTAGTGAATATTATTTTACTATTGATGCTGCTGCAAGACTTCTCTATTATGCACGAGCAGAGAAAGAAGTTCGTCTGATGCGAAATGAGCCAGTCGTTCAAGACCCTTACACCAATTCAGATTTGTATTCCTTTCCTCTGCCGATGGAAGCACAACCTAAAGCCATTGTTCGTTTTTCTGGAAAAGTAAAAGAGGAAAGCACTGGTGAAGTTTTTGGAGGTTTGGTCGTTATTTTTGATATAGAAGATAAGATACCGATTGCTCCAAAATATATAGACGAAGAAGGAAGTTTTGAGTTTGAACTCATTGATAAGAAAAAATATATGCTCATTGTGAGTGGAGAAAACTTTTTTCGTTTAGAAGAGCTTTTTGAAGTCAATGGTGATACATATAGAGAAGTAGAAGTGCAGGGTGTGAGACAAAAAATGGCTGCTTCACCAGCTTCACAAATAGAAACCATACAATTTAAGTCGATTGAGTTTCAAGCAAATAAAGCCAATATTTTACCTAAAATGGAAAATGATTTGCATTTACTTATCGATTTTATGGTAGAACACCCAGATTTCAACTTAGATATTTATGGACATACAGACACAGAAGGCAATGCAGAAGCTAACAAAGAACTTTCATTCAAACGAGCCGAAGCTATCAAAAATTATATTTTGTCGTATGGAAGGTTGGAAGCCGAACGTATAAAAGCTATTGGGTTTGGTTTTGAAAAGCCATTGGTTTTCCCAGAAATAACCGAAGAAGACCGACGAGTAAATCGTAGAGTAGAATTTAAACTTTTCAAAAAAGATATGATGCTTGCCAACCCCAATAAGAAAAATGAAAAAAGTGAGGAAGAATTAGAACAAGAACGTATGAATAATATTGAAAATGAAATCAAAGAGAATGAAAATGACGATTGGGATAATTAA